The following nucleotide sequence is from Deinococcus ruber.
GGCTGGGAAGGACACACCCCAGCCGCGTTGTGGTGGCCCTTCCTGAAGAGCGGCGGGAAGGCAACAGAGCAGGTCTGGTCTGCTGTTCCTACTGCCCAACTCCTACCCCCCTCCCTCACTCTTCCAGTCGCAGCACCTCGCCAAAGGGAAAGCCCTCGTCTTCCAGGCCACCGGGCGGCACCACCCACAGCACCGGGACTCTGGGGGCCAGTTCGGGGAAGTCGCCGTACCCGTCGGTCAGGTACACCAGCAGGTCGGGGTCGTGGTCGGCCACCTTGCCGAAGATGGGCCGGAAGTCGGTGCCGCCGCCCCCCTGTGGCGGGGGAATCTCCGACCCGGCGGTCAGCGGGTGGGGGCCGTAGGCTTCGGTGTCGGCGTAGTACAGCTCGGCCCGCACGTGCGGATACGCCCCCAGAATGCCCTGCACCTCGGCCACCAGCGCTTTCACCGCCGCGTCGTCCACGCTGCCCGAGGTATCCACCGCGATCAGGGCGTGCAGGCTTTCGTCGTCCAGCGCTTCCAGATACAGCCCCCGCCCCACGAAGCGGCGGTCAAACCCTCCGAAATCGACGGGCGTGCGGGCCAGAAATCTCCAGAGCTGGCTCTTCCAGTCGAGCCGTGCCGGGGCAAGTCTTGCGAGTTCGCGGTGCATGCCCAGCGGGTCGCTGCCCTTTCCGGTCAGGCTCTGGGCGGCGCGGGCCTGTTCCAGCGTGCCCTTCCAGCGGCGGGCGGTGTCGGCGGTGTTGCTGGGTTTGCCCGTTTTGGGCGGCGCGTCCGAGGGGGGGCCGTCCATCAGGTCGCTGCCCGCTTCGCCCTCGCCGCTGCTGTCCTGTTCGTCCTGGCTGTCCTCCAGCGCGGCATACACCTCTTCCACACTCAGCGCTTCCAGGTGCTCATCGCGGGCGGCGTCTTCGGCAGTCGCGAGCCCCGCCTGGGCCACCATGCCGTTCACGATCAGGTCGGCGGCCCTGTTCCAGCGCTTCTTTTCGCGGGGGCCGCGCCGGGGCACATGCGACAGCGCGGCGTGCAGCACCTCGTGCAGCAGCAGCCCGTCGAGCTGGGCGGCAGGAAGCTGGGCGGCGGCCTCGGGGTTCAGATACACCCGGTCGCCGTCGGTGCCTGCCAGCGCCACTTCGCGCGACGGCACGATGTCGGTGTGCAGCAGCAGCGTGGCAAAAAATGCGCTCTTGCCGCGCAGCCGCAGCCGCGAGCCGGAAAGAAGTTGGGCGAAATCGGGTGGCGGGTGGATGGGTGGGGGTTTGTCAGTCATACAGACTCCAGGTACCTGCAATCTGTCAGGTTCTCAGTGAAGCATGGTCGAGCAGACAGATGTGGAATGGGCAGCGCACAGTTGCACTCACATGGAACGAATACCCGCTCTAAGCTGCTGAAATGTTCCCGCTCGACTATCATCTTCCCGATTTCAAAGACGGCGTGGTACATGGCCGAGTTGCCCTCTGGTTAGTACAGCGCCGACTGGTCTTCGGAACGCTTTTAAATCTGTTGACAGGAATCAGTGGCTGGTTTCTTCGGTTCGATGGGCCGAAATTTCCAATTGGGATCATTTATGCGGTCTTTATGCTATCGAACTCGTTTGTGCTTAACATCGATGATCAAGTCGGCGTCCTGTTTCTTGAACTGGCCCTCGGTGTCAGAGTATTGAGCGCCGCTCTATACGTTTACGTTACTTTGCGCGAAATCAGGGCGACCAACCCTGCACTTCAGAAAACTTAGCCCTCCGCCAAGTCCACCGCGCCCTGAATCAGTTCGGCCAGCTTCGGCTCGCGCTCCATCAGGCCGACGAGTTCTCCCAGTTGGCCCACCGCCTGAAACTTGCTGACCAGCGTGGCGACGTACAGTTGCAGCCATTC
It contains:
- a CDS encoding vWA domain-containing protein — protein: MTDKPPPIHPPPDFAQLLSGSRLRLRGKSAFFATLLLHTDIVPSREVALAGTDGDRVYLNPEAAAQLPAAQLDGLLLHEVLHAALSHVPRRGPREKKRWNRAADLIVNGMVAQAGLATAEDAARDEHLEALSVEEVYAALEDSQDEQDSSGEGEAGSDLMDGPPSDAPPKTGKPSNTADTARRWKGTLEQARAAQSLTGKGSDPLGMHRELARLAPARLDWKSQLWRFLARTPVDFGGFDRRFVGRGLYLEALDDESLHALIAVDTSGSVDDAAVKALVAEVQGILGAYPHVRAELYYADTEAYGPHPLTAGSEIPPPQGGGGTDFRPIFGKVADHDPDLLVYLTDGYGDFPELAPRVPVLWVVPPGGLEDEGFPFGEVLRLEE